Proteins from a single region of bacterium:
- a CDS encoding UDP-glucose/GDP-mannose dehydrogenase family protein, translating to MRSIGVIGAGHVGLVTAACFAKISHNVICADNDIEKIKRIKNFDIPFYEPGLEDIVKETLKNGRLTLTGSVAELTEKSEVIFIAVGTPSTPDGGADLSYVENVTIEIAKALTKIKKISKDNIYRLIVEKSTVPVLTGEWVKRTLELMSPTGIEFDVAANPEFLREGSAIKDFLEPDRIIIGVESERAKEIFEEIYTHIKAPIVFTDVKSAELIKHASNSFLALKISYINAISQICERVGADVEKVAEGMGYDKRIGKDFLKAGIGWGGSCFPKDVAAFIKLAEEIGYQFNLLKEVQKINKEQRMLIVKKAKELLWNLKGKEIAILGLSFKPDTDDIRESPSIEIISTLLKEGAIIRCYDPKAMENMKKIFPDIVYHQTPYGCVKDSSLVILLTEWNEFKNLDYEQIKISMKTPYLIDGRNFLNREKLKKLGFIYKGIGRN from the coding sequence ATGAGAAGCATAGGAGTAATAGGGGCAGGACATGTAGGGCTTGTAACTGCTGCCTGTTTTGCTAAAATTAGCCATAATGTTATATGTGCAGACAATGATATAGAAAAAATAAAGAGAATTAAAAACTTTGACATTCCTTTTTATGAACCAGGACTTGAGGATATTGTAAAAGAAACTCTAAAAAATGGAAGATTAACACTAACTGGTTCTGTAGCAGAACTCACTGAAAAAAGTGAAGTAATTTTTATTGCAGTTGGAACTCCTTCAACACCTGATGGTGGAGCGGACCTTTCGTATGTGGAAAATGTTACTATTGAAATCGCAAAAGCACTCACTAAAATAAAAAAAATCTCTAAAGATAACATTTATAGATTGATTGTTGAAAAAAGTACTGTACCTGTTCTTACAGGAGAGTGGGTAAAAAGGACTCTTGAACTCATGTCTCCTACCGGCATTGAGTTTGATGTTGCTGCTAATCCTGAATTTTTAAGAGAAGGTAGTGCTATTAAGGATTTCCTTGAACCCGATAGAATTATCATAGGAGTAGAGAGTGAACGTGCAAAAGAAATTTTTGAAGAGATTTATACTCATATAAAAGCACCTATTGTATTTACTGATGTAAAAAGCGCTGAACTTATAAAACATGCCTCTAACTCTTTCCTTGCATTAAAAATTTCATATATTAATGCGATATCTCAAATATGTGAAAGAGTAGGGGCAGATGTTGAAAAAGTAGCAGAAGGGATGGGGTATGATAAAAGGATAGGGAAGGACTTTTTAAAAGCAGGTATTGGATGGGGTGGAAGTTGTTTCCCTAAAGATGTTGCTGCCTTTATTAAACTTGCAGAAGAGATTGGCTATCAATTTAATCTTTTAAAAGAAGTACAGAAGATAAATAAAGAACAACGAATGTTAATAGTCAAAAAAGCAAAAGAACTTTTATGGAATTTAAAAGGTAAAGAGATTGCTATACTGGGATTATCATTCAAACCAGATACAGATGATATAAGAGAATCCCCATCTATAGAAATAATATCCACTTTATTAAAAGAAGGAGCCATTATTAGATGTTATGACCCAAAGGCAATGGAGAATATGAAAAAGATATTCCCTGATATTGTATACCACCAAACACCTTATGGATGTGTGAAGGACTCTTCTTTAGTTATACTTCTTACAGAATGGAATGAGTTTAAAAATCTTGATTATGAACAAATAAAAATCTCAATGAAAACCCCTTATCTCATTGATGGAAGAAATTTTCTTAATAGAGAGAAATTAAAAAAATTAGGTTTCATTTATAAAGGAATAGGTAGAAATTAA
- a CDS encoding glycosyltransferase family 2 protein translates to MNWPKISFIVCTYNCKNNAERCFTSIKKQKYPGEIELIASDGGSADGTVELLQNMGIKVFYNKEKYPEGKGRGKWLGYIHSSGDILIFIDSDNALVEDTWLMEMVKPLINDPYINFCICRMAVVKTDKAVNRYLSLIGTDPFVSYKSIDSLLALRKLKLIDRGDYWVYKITLDNFIITGGYYFTIWKKTLDIIGGYTHDTDVVYNLAKNNISTVAIPKNAHLHHLISDSIVQFTRKKFWWATVYFSIQKEGRDFTWMPTTKKEKIWLGMRTIKNLLFIPELLTGIKMWIIDKEPAWLLHPLMVFLTTGAYFSAYVKSTLNKKWL, encoded by the coding sequence ATGAACTGGCCTAAAATTTCTTTTATTGTATGTACCTACAACTGTAAAAACAATGCAGAAAGATGTTTTACCAGTATAAAAAAACAGAAATACCCTGGGGAGATAGAATTGATTGCATCTGATGGTGGGTCTGCCGATGGAACTGTTGAACTTCTTCAAAATATGGGTATCAAAGTTTTTTATAACAAAGAAAAATATCCAGAAGGTAAAGGCAGGGGAAAATGGCTTGGATATATACATAGTTCTGGAGATATATTAATCTTTATTGACTCTGATAATGCACTTGTTGAAGATACATGGTTAATGGAAATGGTTAAACCATTGATAAATGACCCATATATCAATTTCTGTATATGTAGAATGGCTGTAGTAAAAACAGATAAAGCGGTAAATAGATATCTAAGTTTGATTGGAACTGACCCATTTGTTTCATATAAGTCCATTGACTCTCTCTTAGCACTGAGAAAACTAAAACTCATTGATAGAGGTGACTACTGGGTTTATAAAATTACTTTAGACAATTTCATTATAACAGGAGGCTATTACTTTACTATCTGGAAAAAAACACTTGATATAATAGGAGGATATACCCATGATACTGATGTTGTCTATAACCTTGCTAAAAATAATATATCTACGGTTGCAATCCCTAAAAACGCTCATCTTCACCATCTTATCTCAGATAGTATAGTACAATTCACAAGAAAAAAGTTCTGGTGGGCAACTGTATATTTCAGTATTCAAAAAGAAGGCAGGGACTTTACTTGGATGCCTACTACAAAAAAAGAAAAGATATGGTTGGGTATGAGGACTATAAAAAATCTATTATTTATTCCGGAACTTCTTACAGGTATAAAAATGTGGATAATTGATAAAGAACCAGCATGGTTGCTACATCCTCTTATGGTTTTTCTTACAACGGGAGCATATTTTTCTGCATATGTAAAATCTACTTTAAATAAAAAATGGCTATAG
- a CDS encoding SDR family oxidoreductase, which translates to MKKKILISGGAGFIGSHLCEYYIEREYTIWCIDNLCTGSVNNIQHLLSSPLFKFIQEDLITFEINSLKQKFDMVFHLASPASPPDYLKLSIETLKVNSIGTEKMLEIAKISGAKFLFSSTSEIYGDPTISPQSETYWGNVNPIGPRSVYDEGKRYGESLVMAYHRKYGLDTRIIRIFNTYGERMRIDDGRVIPNFIGQILKGKPLTIYGDGKQTRSFCYISDLIEGIVRMMEVDYHFPVNLGNPVEFTVLELTEIIQKIAGIKTVIEFLSPLEDDPKQRRPDISKAKELLQWEPLISLEDGLKRTFDYFKGKLKGNTR; encoded by the coding sequence ATGAAAAAGAAAATTCTTATATCAGGAGGTGCTGGCTTTATCGGAAGTCATCTCTGTGAGTATTATATTGAAAGGGAATATACAATATGGTGCATTGATAATCTATGTACTGGCTCTGTAAATAATATACAACATCTTCTTTCTTCACCTCTATTTAAATTCATACAGGAAGATTTGATCACCTTTGAAATAAACTCACTTAAACAAAAATTTGATATGGTATTTCATTTAGCAAGTCCTGCATCTCCTCCTGATTACTTAAAACTATCAATAGAAACATTGAAGGTGAACTCTATCGGAACTGAAAAAATGCTTGAGATTGCAAAAATAAGTGGAGCAAAGTTTTTATTTTCTTCAACATCTGAGATATATGGAGATCCAACTATTTCACCTCAATCAGAAACATACTGGGGCAATGTAAATCCTATTGGACCTCGTTCTGTATATGACGAGGGAAAGCGGTATGGAGAATCTCTTGTTATGGCATATCATAGAAAATATGGATTAGATACCCGTATAATCAGGATATTCAATACCTATGGAGAAAGAATGCGGATTGATGATGGAAGAGTGATACCAAATTTTATCGGACAGATATTAAAAGGAAAGCCATTAACTATATATGGTGATGGCAAACAAACCAGAAGTTTCTGTTATATTAGTGATCTGATAGAAGGTATTGTAAGAATGATGGAAGTAGATTATCATTTTCCTGTAAATCTTGGAAATCCCGTTGAATTCACAGTTCTGGAACTTACAGAAATTATTCAAAAAATAGCAGGTATAAAGACCGTTATTGAATTTCTATCACCACTTGAGGATGATCCAAAACAGAGAAGACCTGACATATCAAAAGCAAAAGAGCTCTTGCAATGGGAACCATTAATATCTTTAGAAGATGGACTAAAGAGAACATTTGATTATTTTAAAGGTAAACTGAAAGGAAACACCAGATGA
- a CDS encoding NAD-dependent epimerase/dehydratase family protein — translation MKKILVTGGAGFIGSHLVDELIKRKYKITVFDNLEPQVHPDGLPEYYNIKAKFVRGDVRNRKQLKEVVIESDIIVHFAAAVGVGQSQYQISKYVESNIQGTANLLDILVNEKHNVKKLLVASSMSIYGEGLYECKKCGKVKPPLRNFGNIEISNWEPICPNCKGIINPIPTTEETPLTSNSIYAITKKEQEEMSLLIGKTYGIPVVALRFFNVYGPRQSLSNPYTGVAAIFLSRIKNNNPPVIYEDGLQTRDFIWVGDIVNACILSIEREKANYQVFNVGSGKPVSILGVAETLINLLNKKNKVNPDITYTFRKGDVRHCYADITKIKTMIGFKPEVSFENGMKKLINWSKKVKAVDKFEKASQELKEKKLV, via the coding sequence ATGAAAAAAATATTAGTGACAGGAGGTGCTGGCTTTATTGGAAGTCATTTGGTAGATGAATTAATAAAAAGGAAATATAAAATCACTGTTTTTGACAATCTTGAGCCACAGGTTCATCCAGATGGACTTCCTGAATATTATAATATCAAAGCAAAATTTGTACGTGGAGATGTACGAAATAGAAAGCAATTAAAAGAAGTGGTAATAGAATCGGATATCATAGTTCATTTTGCTGCAGCAGTAGGAGTAGGTCAATCACAGTATCAGATTTCTAAATATGTAGAATCCAATATACAGGGAACTGCAAACTTACTTGATATCCTCGTTAACGAAAAACATAATGTTAAAAAATTACTTGTTGCTTCATCTATGAGTATCTATGGTGAAGGTCTTTATGAATGTAAAAAGTGCGGAAAAGTAAAACCGCCTCTTCGTAATTTCGGAAACATAGAGATATCTAACTGGGAACCAATATGTCCTAATTGTAAAGGAATAATTAATCCTATTCCAACCACAGAGGAAACACCTCTGACTTCTAATTCCATATATGCTATAACAAAAAAAGAACAGGAAGAAATGTCCCTTCTTATTGGAAAAACATATGGAATTCCAGTAGTTGCTTTAAGATTCTTTAATGTATATGGCCCCAGACAATCACTTTCTAATCCATATACAGGAGTAGCAGCTATATTCCTGAGTAGAATAAAAAATAACAATCCACCTGTTATATATGAAGATGGACTACAGACGAGGGACTTTATATGGGTAGGAGATATTGTAAATGCATGCATACTCTCAATAGAAAGAGAAAAAGCAAACTATCAGGTATTTAATGTTGGCTCAGGTAAACCAGTAAGTATTCTCGGAGTAGCAGAAACATTGATAAACCTATTAAACAAAAAAAATAAAGTCAATCCTGATATAACATATACATTTAGAAAAGGGGATGTTAGACACTGTTATGCAGATATTACAAAGATAAAAACAATGATTGGTTTTAAACCAGAGGTATCTTTTGAAAACGGGATGAAAAAACTTATAAATTGGTCAAAAAAAGTAAAAGCAGTGGATAAATTTGAAAAAGCATCTCAGGAATTGAAAGAGAAAAAACTTGTATAA
- a CDS encoding glycosyltransferase family 2 protein, translated as MDIFLSIIIPARNEEDNIEETIKELISYISPENTEIIVVNDHSQDNTKSIVEHLKKQYHFIKLIDNKGQPGFANTLKQGFREAHGEFVLPVMADRCDAPLTIPLMLEKAKEGYDLVCGSRYVRGGKRVGGPIIQGFFSRFVGITLHFLTGIPTRDVANAFKLYRKDILLTLDLKEKGFAISMEACVKFFINGYKICDVPTIWYGRKKGQSKFKLSKTLPYIKLYLWTIWKKWISQ; from the coding sequence ATGGATATATTTCTCAGTATTATAATACCCGCAAGAAATGAGGAAGACAATATAGAAGAAACAATAAAAGAACTTATATCTTACATCTCTCCTGAAAACACAGAAATTATTGTGGTCAATGACCATTCTCAAGATAACACTAAATCTATAGTAGAACACCTAAAGAAACAATATCATTTTATAAAACTTATAGATAATAAAGGACAACCTGGATTTGCCAATACATTAAAGCAAGGTTTTCGGGAAGCACATGGAGAGTTTGTCTTACCTGTTATGGCAGATAGATGTGATGCTCCACTAACAATCCCTTTAATGCTTGAAAAAGCAAAAGAAGGATATGACCTGGTATGTGGTTCAAGATATGTAAGAGGAGGTAAGAGAGTAGGAGGCCCAATAATTCAGGGATTTTTTTCAAGGTTTGTTGGAATAACACTTCACTTTCTCACAGGAATTCCTACAAGAGATGTAGCCAATGCCTTCAAATTGTACAGAAAGGATATTCTGCTTACCCTTGATTTAAAGGAAAAGGGATTTGCTATTTCAATGGAAGCGTGTGTAAAGTTTTTTATCAATGGTTACAAAATATGCGATGTGCCAACTATCTGGTATGGCAGGAAAAAAGGACAGTCAAAGTTTAAATTATCAAAAACATTGCCTTATATAAAACTTTATTTATGGACAATATGGAAAAAATGGATATCTCAATAG
- a CDS encoding glycosyltransferase family 39 protein, which produces MAIEKKIIVILALIYLITGISGIKWGLPSSYLNKIYFYQSSSLEQNLNDIEFSHGKLPRYTYNPIRSYHPDEYFIIKTLQSINLPSLKFSIGQFSIGGVYLYMYGFLLFILSFTGLVHLNKDITYYFLHPEEIAKFYLTGRIICLIYGLGIVLLTYIITRKISKNRTAPFIASIILIFSPLFLLNSHYMYVDIPGTFWIMLSLYLSIRYCQDKWKSGPLIIGLFTGLAAGTKITFILSFFISILAILLTEKKIQDLFKQFTLTFCGFLFSFVLFNPFCFFALKELFFGTGQGSVAFSFTPLFYILSLKYGLGLLLFVFLFIGIIFSGQKIFERERILILLWGLFFFFVLSSCSGKFARYILPIVPLFIILGIDFWFSYSKINLVKFLKKGILSLVLISTFIYGMAFEMLFIKENIRTEAGVWIKENIPAGSSIGVTEVPWQFQMPPFDYYVYKVEVTGYDIESLKETQPDYFILSSFQAPIPPYPLKLQKERINFYKEFIATGMYTEEMRFEKYPSLGFISFRFKTLPEDLIYLNPSIVIYRKVIYNN; this is translated from the coding sequence ATGGCTATAGAAAAAAAAATTATTGTAATTCTCGCCTTGATATACCTAATTACAGGTATTTCAGGTATAAAATGGGGACTACCCTCATCATATCTTAATAAAATTTATTTTTACCAGTCATCTTCTCTTGAACAAAATTTAAACGATATAGAATTTTCTCATGGTAAATTACCACGTTATACTTATAATCCGATAAGAAGTTATCACCCTGATGAGTATTTTATTATAAAAACACTTCAATCTATCAATCTCCCTTCGTTAAAATTTTCCATAGGGCAGTTTTCAATAGGCGGTGTTTATCTTTATATGTATGGTTTTCTGTTATTCATTCTTTCTTTTACTGGTCTTGTCCATCTAAACAAAGATATTACATATTATTTCTTACATCCTGAAGAAATTGCAAAATTCTATTTAACTGGCAGGATAATATGTCTCATTTACGGTCTTGGAATAGTTTTACTCACTTATATTATCACGAGAAAAATTTCAAAAAATAGAACTGCTCCTTTTATCGCTTCTATTATATTAATTTTTTCTCCTTTATTCCTCTTAAATTCTCACTATATGTATGTAGATATTCCAGGAACTTTCTGGATAATGCTCTCACTATATCTTTCCATAAGATATTGTCAGGATAAGTGGAAATCAGGTCCTTTAATAATCGGACTCTTTACAGGACTTGCAGCAGGAACAAAGATTACTTTCATCCTCTCATTTTTCATATCTATTTTAGCCATACTATTAACAGAGAAGAAAATACAAGATTTGTTTAAACAGTTTACATTGACCTTCTGTGGATTTCTATTTTCTTTTGTTTTGTTTAATCCTTTCTGCTTTTTTGCTTTAAAAGAATTATTCTTTGGAACAGGACAGGGTAGTGTTGCTTTTTCTTTTACTCCTTTGTTTTACATTCTTTCATTGAAATATGGATTAGGATTATTGTTATTTGTTTTTCTCTTTATTGGAATTATCTTTTCAGGACAGAAAATTTTTGAACGTGAGAGAATTTTAATATTGCTTTGGGGATTATTCTTCTTTTTTGTTCTCTCTTCATGTAGTGGGAAATTTGCCCGTTATATCCTTCCAATTGTGCCACTATTTATAATATTAGGTATTGATTTCTGGTTCTCTTATTCTAAGATAAATCTTGTAAAATTTTTAAAAAAAGGGATATTATCGCTCGTATTAATAAGTACTTTTATATATGGAATGGCATTTGAAATGCTATTTATAAAAGAAAATATACGCACAGAAGCGGGTGTATGGATTAAAGAAAATATCCCTGCAGGTAGTAGTATAGGCGTTACAGAAGTACCATGGCAGTTTCAGATGCCACCTTTTGATTATTATGTCTATAAGGTAGAGGTCACAGGATATGATATTGAATCGTTAAAAGAAACACAACCTGACTACTTTATTCTTTCTTCATTTCAGGCACCAATTCCTCCTTACCCTCTTAAATTACAGAAAGAAAGAATTAATTTTTATAAAGAGTTTATTGCTACAGGGATGTATACAGAAGAAATGCGATTTGAAAAATATCCATCTTTGGGATTTATATCTTTCAGATTTAAAACCCTGCCTGAGGATTTAATATATCTGAATCCTTC
- a CDS encoding glycosyltransferase: MDDIKFSVVVAVAPERNPEVIQYLKNQDYPEDRYEIIVKKGANTSQNRNDGVKESKGKYIAFVDDDAIVEKDWLKKAEEFFEKYPEIDLVGGPQLTPMDDTPFGYASGVVLSSILGGASIRNRYRKGKLNLNSDERELSSANIFCKKSVFEDIEFNPAFWPGEDPVFFNELIRKEKKLAYCPELYIYHRRRSTPRSLFIQVFRYGYVRPKIKNVKKTGIYSYLFIIPSLFVLYLVLLPFLSIVNIFFLIPASIYFLTIIIFSCF, translated from the coding sequence ATGGACGATATAAAATTTTCTGTAGTTGTTGCTGTTGCTCCTGAACGAAATCCAGAAGTGATACAATATCTTAAAAATCAGGATTATCCTGAAGATAGATATGAAATCATAGTAAAAAAAGGAGCAAATACTTCGCAAAACAGGAATGATGGAGTAAAAGAATCTAAAGGAAAATATATTGCCTTTGTAGACGATGATGCTATAGTAGAAAAGGACTGGCTGAAGAAAGCTGAAGAGTTTTTTGAAAAATATCCAGAAATAGACCTGGTTGGGGGACCTCAACTGACCCCTATGGATGATACTCCTTTTGGATATGCTTCAGGTGTTGTTCTATCAAGTATTCTGGGAGGTGCCTCCATAAGAAATAGATATAGAAAAGGCAAACTTAACCTTAATTCTGACGAAAGAGAATTAAGTTCAGCCAATATATTCTGCAAAAAAAGTGTCTTTGAAGATATAGAGTTTAATCCCGCCTTCTGGCCCGGAGAAGACCCTGTATTTTTTAATGAACTTATCAGAAAAGAGAAAAAACTTGCATACTGTCCAGAGTTATATATATATCACAGAAGACGAAGTACGCCGAGAAGTTTATTCATTCAGGTATTCCGTTATGGCTATGTAAGACCCAAAATAAAAAATGTAAAAAAGACAGGGATATATTCATATCTTTTTATTATTCCTTCTCTGTTTGTATTATATCTTGTTTTGCTTCCCTTTCTTTCAATAGTTAATATTTTTTTTCTCATTCCTGCCTCTATCTATTTCCTTACTATCATTATATTTTCCTGTTTTAT
- a CDS encoding glycosyltransferase family 2 protein, whose protein sequence is MEKMDISIVIPAYNEERRLGNTLKEVHTYFRNLGLNFEIIVVDDGSKDGTVNVVKQFSIEHPEVKLRCHLKNKGKGAAVKTGVLSAEGKIILFTDADLSTPIQEFVKLKQAIDNGYDIAIGSRGIAGAKVKIKQNIIRRLIGILGGYIIKIIISNKFADTQCGFKMFKNACGKKLFNELKVSGFAFDVEVLYKAIKRGYQVKEIPVEWLNSPESKVNVLKDPLRFLKDIIRIRMDF, encoded by the coding sequence ATGGAAAAAATGGATATCTCAATAGTAATCCCTGCATATAATGAGGAAAGACGCCTTGGTAATACGCTCAAAGAAGTACATACTTATTTTAGAAATCTTGGTTTGAATTTTGAAATTATCGTAGTGGATGATGGGAGTAAAGATGGTACTGTAAATGTTGTAAAACAATTTTCCATAGAACATCCGGAAGTAAAATTAAGATGCCATCTCAAAAATAAAGGTAAGGGGGCTGCAGTAAAAACAGGTGTTCTGTCAGCAGAAGGAAAGATAATTCTATTCACAGATGCAGATCTTTCTACTCCCATTCAAGAATTTGTTAAGTTAAAACAGGCAATAGATAATGGATATGATATTGCCATAGGGTCAAGGGGAATAGCAGGAGCAAAAGTAAAGATAAAACAGAACATTATAAGACGACTTATAGGAATTTTAGGAGGTTATATAATAAAAATCATAATTTCAAATAAGTTTGCAGATACTCAATGTGGGTTTAAAATGTTTAAAAATGCGTGTGGGAAAAAGTTGTTTAATGAACTGAAAGTCAGTGGATTTGCTTTTGATGTTGAGGTTCTCTATAAAGCAATAAAAAGGGGATATCAGGTAAAAGAGATACCTGTAGAGTGGTTAAACTCTCCTGAAAGTAAGGTAAATGTTTTAAAAGACCCTTTAAGATTTTTAAAAGATATAATAAGAATAAGAATGGATTTTTAG
- a CDS encoding class I SAM-dependent methyltransferase: AVQNKNIKYLLLIPAIFFIIHTGYGIGFLCGAIESLNRNNFIRKIELHIRLLFPHYQHREKNLLLSIIQGRGLDIGCGAEKVSPSCIGIDIIAPGEKGRFGSQKGKISVADYVISGDNLHIFKDEEFDFIVAKHNLEHYSHPDKTLMEWKRVLKKGGKIGVIVPDDRYVDSTGLDPTHKVSFTLENLEELFKNKGFIILASGVAIKHWSIYLIAKKPEI; this comes from the coding sequence GCAGTTCAAAATAAAAATATTAAATATTTATTGCTTATCCCCGCTATTTTCTTTATAATACATACCGGTTATGGAATTGGCTTTTTATGTGGGGCTATAGAAAGTTTAAATAGAAATAATTTCATAAGGAAGATAGAACTACATATAAGATTACTCTTCCCTCATTATCAACACCGAGAAAAGAATCTTCTTCTTTCAATTATCCAAGGGAGGGGATTAGATATTGGATGTGGTGCTGAAAAAGTTTCTCCTTCTTGCATAGGAATAGATATTATCGCGCCTGGGGAGAAAGGTAGATTTGGTTCTCAAAAAGGAAAAATCTCAGTAGCAGATTATGTTATTTCTGGAGACAATCTCCATATTTTTAAAGATGAGGAATTTGACTTTATTGTAGCAAAACATAATTTAGAGCATTATTCACATCCAGATAAAACTCTGATGGAATGGAAGAGAGTGTTAAAAAAAGGGGGTAAGATAGGAGTTATTGTTCCTGACGATAGATATGTGGATTCTACTGGATTAGACCCTACACATAAAGTGAGTTTCACTTTGGAAAATTTAGAAGAATTATTTAAAAACAAAGGTTTTATAATTCTTGCCTCAGGAGTAGCAATAAAACATTGGAGTATTTACTTAATAGCTAAAAAACCAGAAATATAG